One region of Aminobacterium colombiense DSM 12261 genomic DNA includes:
- a CDS encoding CCA tRNA nucleotidyltransferase, with protein sequence MSLFNALELLRFFEKEGIKAWVVGGAVRDYLLGRQSVSDVDLAVSGGEKEIQRVFPGAVIVGKAQKRTAVISFNREAFDVFPLRNKPVEEDLARRDFTVNAMALDSRGHIYDPFDGFSDLRKGILRFNGNPLHRLKDDPIRALRLCRFASTHGLRIDGDSSLAVENFASHITGVSQERIGHEVARAFDGDGFLFFRFVRSHGLMAVFFPFLEKLWGQRLEAGSVYEGDCLLHSFLSLQSAQEQRRDKSVQVAALFQHLNYDFVNELFVSWSWPSASREEIVVLIKNLPLFLEPLPLDRAIAVYDSLGEDIVRKLFDLSHAFLSSSGKPTDVWRDNLLTYNRVVLRLKCIDFLPDGKELKRVLGIEEGPLVGLLKTGLRQAAAKGEIESREDVNKWLWENAPDKA encoded by the coding sequence GTGTCTTTATTTAATGCGTTGGAACTCCTTCGTTTTTTTGAAAAAGAAGGGATTAAGGCCTGGGTTGTCGGTGGGGCAGTTCGTGATTATCTTTTAGGACGACAGTCTGTTTCAGATGTGGATTTAGCAGTTTCTGGCGGAGAAAAGGAGATTCAGAGAGTTTTCCCAGGGGCGGTTATTGTAGGAAAAGCCCAGAAGCGAACGGCTGTCATATCTTTCAATAGGGAGGCTTTTGACGTGTTTCCTCTGAGAAACAAGCCTGTTGAGGAGGATTTGGCACGGCGAGATTTTACAGTAAATGCCATGGCACTTGACAGTAGGGGCCATATTTACGATCCCTTTGATGGTTTTTCAGACTTAAGAAAAGGGATTCTCCGATTTAACGGCAATCCCCTTCATCGCCTAAAGGATGATCCCATACGCGCTCTTCGTTTATGCCGCTTTGCTTCTACTCATGGATTAAGGATCGATGGTGATTCCTCACTTGCCGTTGAAAATTTTGCTTCTCATATTACGGGCGTATCTCAAGAGCGTATAGGCCATGAAGTTGCGAGGGCATTTGATGGGGACGGTTTTCTTTTTTTCCGATTTGTAAGAAGCCATGGCTTAATGGCTGTTTTCTTCCCCTTTCTTGAAAAGCTCTGGGGGCAGCGTCTGGAGGCCGGTAGTGTTTATGAGGGGGACTGTCTTCTCCATTCCTTCCTCTCGCTCCAGTCTGCCCAGGAACAGAGGAGAGACAAGTCTGTTCAGGTGGCCGCATTGTTTCAGCATTTGAATTATGATTTTGTAAACGAATTGTTTGTGAGTTGGTCGTGGCCTTCTGCCAGCAGAGAAGAAATTGTTGTTCTCATTAAGAATCTCCCTCTTTTTCTTGAGCCTCTTCCCTTGGACAGAGCAATAGCTGTATACGATTCTCTGGGAGAAGATATAGTAAGAAAACTTTTTGACCTTTCCCATGCGTTCTTATCGTCTTCGGGAAAGCCTACAGATGTATGGCGAGACAATCTGTTAACGTACAATCGTGTTGTGTTGAGGCTTAAATGTATTGATTTTCTCCCAGATGGAAAAGAATTGAAACGAGTATTGGGGATTGAGGAAGGACCTTTGGTGGGGTTGCTAAAAACAGGGTTGCGCCAGGCAGCTGCCAAAGGTGAAATAGAGAGTAGAGAAGATGTTAATAAGTGGTTATGGGAAAATGCTCCGGATAAGGCGTAG
- a CDS encoding Ldh family oxidoreductase → MSSLYKRVDYQALINFSADVLQRIGYPRNKAEITAKVLVEADARGVASHGVTRLKVYKNELESGHVKPLADPEIVFETPISAVIDGHYGIGSHISQFAMEICLEKTRKNGTCYVSVRNSNHFGMAGLWAEMASREGFIGSAYTNTIRCAVPALGRQRMLGTNPIAVSIPTDEEEPFLLDMATTTAARGKLGVYKRRGKDLPEGWIIDEEGEPISDAQAATNLLADPTRELGGQVFLGGSGEEMGGHKGYGMGLLVELLCAPLSMGSWTRDVFQTPDANVCHFFSAFRLDLFGDPAPIRTYVGNILRALRNSAPLHGESQVYTHGQKEAARRKIALEKGVEIDEATWSMLNGLARDFNFASLEER, encoded by the coding sequence ATGTCTTCCCTGTATAAACGTGTTGATTACCAAGCGCTGATTAACTTCTCTGCCGATGTGCTGCAGAGGATAGGATACCCGAGAAACAAAGCTGAAATTACAGCTAAAGTACTTGTAGAAGCAGACGCACGAGGAGTTGCGTCTCATGGTGTAACCCGCCTCAAGGTCTACAAAAACGAATTGGAAAGCGGCCATGTAAAGCCTCTGGCAGACCCTGAGATTGTTTTCGAAACTCCCATATCAGCCGTTATTGACGGTCACTATGGCATCGGATCCCATATTTCTCAATTTGCCATGGAAATTTGTCTTGAAAAAACCCGTAAAAATGGTACTTGTTATGTTTCTGTTCGTAACTCTAATCATTTTGGCATGGCAGGCCTTTGGGCCGAAATGGCTTCCAGGGAAGGGTTCATTGGAAGTGCTTATACCAATACCATCCGATGCGCAGTGCCAGCCCTGGGCCGTCAGCGAATGCTTGGAACCAACCCCATAGCAGTTTCTATACCCACAGATGAAGAAGAACCTTTCCTTCTTGATATGGCAACAACAACAGCAGCTCGTGGAAAACTGGGCGTCTATAAACGTCGGGGTAAAGATCTTCCTGAAGGCTGGATAATAGATGAAGAAGGAGAACCCATCTCTGATGCACAAGCCGCAACAAACCTTCTGGCCGATCCTACACGGGAACTTGGAGGTCAAGTATTTCTTGGCGGTTCTGGCGAAGAAATGGGAGGACATAAAGGGTACGGGATGGGGCTTTTGGTAGAACTTTTATGTGCTCCCCTTTCCATGGGCAGCTGGACCCGTGACGTTTTTCAGACTCCTGACGCTAATGTATGCCACTTCTTCTCCGCATTCCGTCTCGATCTGTTTGGAGATCCAGCACCCATAAGAACCTATGTGGGAAATATTCTTCGCGCCCTTCGAAACAGTGCTCCTCTTCATGGGGAATCTCAGGTATATACCCACGGCCAAAAAGAAGCTGCCCGCCGAAAAATCGCTCTAGAAAAAGGAGTGGAGATAGACGAGGCCACATGGTCTATGCTCAACGGCCTCGCTAGAGACTTCAATTTCGCTTCTTTAGAAGAACGGTGA
- the larA gene encoding nickel-dependent lactate racemase, with amino-acid sequence MNISVSFTYPDFEGISIPEENLVAILSPACPPKPFEDDMDAINRGLDSPIGAPRLEECVRAEQKILILADDNTRNTPAHIIIPEVIKRLKKAGIQSKNISIMVALGTHRPMTEEELKKKFGSQILQNFTILQHAWNDPDQLIELPPTENGTEIWVNKALLKADFVIGIGHITPHRVVGFSGGAKIVQPGVSGGITTGQTHWVSALYDGEDFIGKIDTPVRREMNAVGLAAGLKYIVNVVMDGNEEVYRCVAGDPIEAHKEGCSASKEIYGAPLPCLGDIVIAESFPADAELWQAAKGIYSGDLALKKDGILILVTPCPDGVAQGHPELTEIGYLPFKEIKQMVDEKEIDDLTLAAHISHVGRVVCDKGRGILVSRGIDKETTEKLGLLWASTPQKALEMAFELKGSDARIVVLKNGGDILPLLND; translated from the coding sequence ATGAACATTTCAGTTTCCTTCACTTATCCTGATTTTGAGGGTATTTCTATCCCTGAAGAAAATCTTGTGGCTATATTAAGTCCCGCTTGTCCTCCGAAACCCTTTGAAGACGATATGGATGCCATCAATCGAGGTTTAGATTCTCCAATAGGGGCTCCTCGGTTAGAAGAATGTGTAAGAGCTGAACAGAAGATACTGATCCTTGCAGATGACAACACACGTAACACTCCAGCACATATTATTATTCCGGAAGTCATCAAACGGCTTAAAAAAGCGGGAATCCAATCCAAGAATATTTCTATTATGGTTGCCCTTGGAACCCATCGCCCAATGACAGAAGAGGAACTGAAGAAAAAGTTCGGTTCACAGATTCTTCAGAATTTCACAATCCTGCAACATGCCTGGAACGACCCTGATCAGCTTATAGAACTTCCTCCCACAGAAAACGGGACAGAAATATGGGTGAATAAAGCCCTTCTCAAGGCAGATTTTGTTATAGGGATAGGGCACATTACCCCCCATCGGGTGGTTGGCTTTTCAGGGGGTGCAAAAATTGTCCAGCCAGGTGTGTCAGGCGGAATTACCACGGGGCAAACTCACTGGGTAAGCGCCCTTTACGACGGCGAAGATTTTATAGGAAAGATCGACACCCCTGTCCGCAGGGAAATGAACGCCGTAGGGCTGGCTGCGGGTTTGAAATATATCGTTAACGTAGTAATGGACGGAAACGAAGAGGTCTATCGCTGCGTTGCCGGTGATCCTATAGAAGCCCACAAGGAGGGGTGCTCGGCCTCGAAAGAAATTTATGGGGCTCCGCTCCCATGTTTGGGAGACATAGTTATTGCAGAGTCTTTCCCGGCTGATGCTGAACTCTGGCAAGCGGCAAAAGGCATCTATTCCGGAGATTTGGCATTAAAAAAAGACGGAATTTTAATCCTTGTTACACCTTGCCCCGATGGTGTAGCACAGGGACATCCGGAACTCACAGAAATCGGGTATCTTCCCTTCAAAGAAATTAAACAAATGGTTGATGAGAAAGAAATTGACGATCTTACGCTGGCCGCCCACATTTCCCATGTAGGACGTGTCGTTTGTGATAAGGGGAGGGGGATACTTGTTTCTCGCGGAATCGATAAGGAAACCACAGAAAAGTTGGGGCTCCTTTGGGCTTCCACCCCTCAGAAAGCATTAGAAATGGCCTTTGAGCTTAAAGGTTCTGACGCTCGGATCGTGGTGTTAAAAAATGGAGGAGACATATTGCCTCTACTCAATGATTAA
- the eda gene encoding bifunctional 4-hydroxy-2-oxoglutarate aldolase/2-dehydro-3-deoxy-phosphogluconate aldolase — translation MKNKRKKRILMSTVLNTIGRCGLVPVIKLDRSEDALPLGEALIKGGLPVAEVTFRTDAAEESIEQLTSHLPNLLVGAGTILTVDQVKKAVDAGAKFIVSPGFNPTIVDYCIEHKIPITPGVNSPSQVEMGLERGLSVLKFFPAEASGGVSMLKAMAGPYKDVKFIPTGGINAENLNTYLTLPMVHACGGSWMVKSDLVAAGAFNQIVTLVQEAVFTMHNFSLIHIGINENSEEEALQCAQIFEKLFNMPVKNGNSSVFAGKSFEIMKSPYLGSKGHIAIKTNSVERAVAYLKTFGVKTLPETEKRKDGKLKVAYLDLEISGFAIHLVE, via the coding sequence ATGAAAAACAAAAGAAAGAAGAGGATACTTATGAGTACTGTCCTTAACACTATTGGAAGATGCGGTCTCGTACCTGTTATAAAACTCGACAGGTCAGAAGATGCCCTTCCCCTGGGTGAGGCCCTCATCAAAGGAGGGCTTCCTGTAGCAGAAGTAACCTTCCGCACAGATGCCGCAGAAGAATCTATAGAACAACTTACTTCCCATCTCCCTAACCTTCTTGTTGGAGCTGGAACCATACTTACAGTTGATCAGGTCAAAAAAGCAGTAGATGCCGGGGCAAAGTTTATTGTCTCTCCTGGTTTTAATCCTACAATAGTGGACTACTGCATTGAGCATAAGATACCTATTACGCCAGGCGTCAATTCTCCATCTCAAGTTGAAATGGGGCTTGAACGGGGGCTTTCTGTGCTTAAGTTCTTTCCGGCAGAAGCATCTGGTGGAGTCTCTATGCTCAAGGCTATGGCTGGGCCATACAAAGACGTTAAATTTATTCCCACAGGAGGCATCAATGCAGAAAACCTCAACACCTACCTAACATTGCCCATGGTTCACGCCTGTGGCGGCAGCTGGATGGTAAAAAGTGATCTTGTAGCGGCTGGTGCCTTTAACCAGATCGTCACACTTGTGCAAGAAGCAGTGTTTACGATGCACAATTTTTCTCTGATACATATAGGCATCAATGAAAACTCTGAGGAAGAAGCTTTACAGTGTGCCCAGATATTTGAAAAGCTCTTCAATATGCCTGTGAAAAATGGCAACAGCTCTGTTTTCGCTGGGAAATCTTTCGAAATCATGAAGTCTCCCTATCTTGGCAGCAAGGGACACATTGCCATTAAAACAAACAGTGTGGAAAGAGCGGTAGCCTATCTGAAGACTTTTGGCGTAAAGACCCTTCCTGAAACAGAAAAGAGGAAAGACGGCAAGCTCAAGGTGGCTTATCTTGACCTTGAAATCTCTGGCTTTGCTATCCATTTGGTAGAGTAA
- a CDS encoding methionine ABC transporter ATP-binding protein: protein MISIQNLYKTYPCEGGDFEALRNVSINIQSGEIFGIIGLSGAGKSTLLRTLNRLEEPSSGSICIGDTDITRLSTPELRKLRRRVGMIFQHFNLLTSRTVFQNVAFPLEIEKWETDAISKRVTEVLDLVDLSDKAQSYPSQLSGGQKQRVGIARALANNPSLLLCDEATSALDPKTTQSILALLDEINRKLGITIVLVTHEMGVIRQICHRVAVLEHGQVVELGAVKDVFMKPQSKTAREFLCHLPRTTYDFENLPQEKGKPVAIFAFNGEMAEQPVISQAIKKSGAEINILSGEIDHLHSSRIGNLTVQLKGSPAEISTALSFIRSKNVEVDVVWNG from the coding sequence ATGATCAGCATCCAGAACCTCTATAAGACCTACCCTTGCGAGGGGGGCGATTTTGAAGCGCTACGAAACGTTAGTATTAACATTCAATCAGGAGAGATATTTGGAATCATCGGCTTGAGTGGAGCCGGGAAATCCACATTGCTCCGCACTCTTAACCGACTGGAAGAACCCAGTTCTGGCTCCATATGCATTGGGGATACTGACATTACGCGGCTTTCTACACCTGAGCTTAGAAAGCTGCGCCGACGCGTAGGCATGATCTTTCAACACTTTAATCTTCTTACATCCCGTACTGTTTTTCAAAATGTCGCCTTTCCTCTAGAGATAGAAAAATGGGAAACTGACGCCATTTCTAAAAGAGTAACAGAGGTACTCGATCTCGTGGATCTTTCAGACAAGGCTCAAAGCTACCCTTCCCAGCTAAGTGGAGGGCAAAAACAGAGAGTTGGAATTGCCCGGGCCTTGGCCAACAACCCCAGCCTGCTTCTTTGCGATGAAGCCACCAGTGCCCTTGACCCTAAAACGACTCAGTCAATTTTGGCCCTTCTCGATGAAATTAACCGGAAGCTCGGCATTACTATAGTTCTTGTCACCCACGAAATGGGAGTCATTCGCCAAATTTGTCATCGGGTCGCCGTCTTAGAACACGGACAGGTTGTAGAACTGGGAGCTGTAAAGGATGTTTTTATGAAACCCCAGTCAAAAACTGCTCGAGAGTTTTTATGCCATCTCCCAAGGACAACCTATGATTTTGAAAACCTCCCTCAGGAAAAAGGCAAGCCTGTAGCAATCTTTGCCTTCAATGGTGAAATGGCAGAACAGCCCGTCATATCCCAGGCCATTAAAAAAAGTGGCGCTGAGATCAATATTCTTTCTGGAGAAATCGACCACCTGCATAGCAGCCGCATTGGCAATCTCACGGTTCAGCTAAAAGGCAGCCCCGCAGAGATCAGCACGGCCCTTTCCTTTATTAGATCCAAAAACGTAGAAGTGGATGTGGTCTGGAATGGATAA
- a CDS encoding methionine ABC transporter permease — MDKLVALINLLAAPTLETVYMVMFSTFFATLLGFPIGIALVVTEKGGLVENEAIYRILDGIVNVCRSFPFIILMIVLFPFSRLIVGTTIGTTASIVPLSIGAAPFVGRVVESALKEVEKGLIEAAVSMGTNPKDIILKVMVPEALPSLILGETLTVINIIGYSAMAGAIGGGGLGDLAIRYGFHRFQTDVLIAAVIVIIMLVQVIQVIGNKTALYVARNR; from the coding sequence ATGGATAAGTTGGTTGCACTTATAAATCTTCTGGCAGCTCCAACCCTCGAAACGGTCTATATGGTCATGTTCTCAACCTTTTTTGCAACGCTGCTCGGATTCCCCATAGGAATTGCCCTTGTTGTAACAGAAAAGGGCGGATTGGTTGAGAATGAAGCGATATACAGAATTCTCGACGGCATTGTAAATGTCTGCCGCTCTTTCCCCTTTATTATTCTCATGATCGTTCTCTTCCCCTTCTCGCGCCTGATCGTGGGAACTACTATCGGCACCACTGCCTCTATTGTTCCCCTCTCTATTGGAGCCGCTCCCTTTGTGGGACGAGTTGTAGAAAGCGCCTTAAAGGAAGTGGAAAAAGGGCTTATCGAAGCAGCCGTGTCTATGGGAACCAATCCAAAGGACATTATTTTAAAAGTTATGGTACCAGAAGCACTCCCTTCTCTTATTCTTGGAGAAACCTTAACCGTTATCAATATCATCGGCTATTCGGCCATGGCCGGTGCTATTGGAGGCGGCGGACTGGGCGACCTGGCCATTCGCTACGGTTTTCACCGCTTTCAGACAGACGTTCTTATAGCGGCTGTCATCGTTATTATCATGCTGGTTCAAGTAATTCAGGTCATCGGGAACAAAACAGCTCTCTATGTCGCCCGTAATCGCTGA
- a CDS encoding MetQ/NlpA family ABC transporter substrate-binding protein, whose protein sequence is MKRTVGLLLSLTILAIWAAFIPNAAAAEEVIKIGATPVPHAEILKVIKEDIAKEGIKLEIIEFTDYVKPNLALNDKEIDANYYQHLPYLENFNANHRTKLAAIGTVHVEAMGLYSEKVKHIDELKEKSLIAVPSDSVNGGRALLLLQANGLITLSDKAGLEATERDIVENPKKLRFKSIEAAQLPRILPDVDGAVINGNYALEAGFNPTEDAVLLEGSESPYANIVVVHEDSKDDEKFAILMKHLNSEKVAQFILSTYNGGVTPAF, encoded by the coding sequence ATGAAAAGAACTGTAGGTCTTTTACTCTCTCTCACAATACTCGCCATATGGGCAGCTTTTATTCCTAATGCGGCAGCGGCAGAAGAAGTGATCAAAATCGGGGCAACCCCTGTCCCTCATGCTGAAATATTAAAGGTCATCAAAGAAGACATTGCCAAAGAAGGGATCAAACTCGAGATCATAGAGTTTACTGACTATGTAAAGCCCAACCTGGCGCTGAATGATAAGGAAATAGATGCCAACTATTACCAGCACCTTCCCTATCTGGAAAACTTTAACGCTAATCACCGTACCAAACTTGCGGCTATAGGGACTGTTCATGTAGAAGCCATGGGGTTGTACTCTGAAAAGGTGAAGCATATTGACGAGCTGAAAGAAAAATCCCTTATCGCTGTCCCCAGTGATAGTGTGAATGGTGGGCGCGCCCTGCTCCTTCTGCAGGCTAACGGTCTTATCACCCTTTCAGACAAGGCGGGATTGGAAGCCACAGAGAGAGACATCGTGGAAAATCCCAAAAAGCTCCGCTTCAAATCCATTGAAGCAGCTCAGCTGCCGAGGATACTTCCCGACGTGGATGGCGCTGTCATCAATGGAAACTATGCGTTGGAGGCAGGATTTAATCCCACAGAGGATGCTGTGTTGCTGGAAGGCAGCGAATCTCCTTATGCGAATATAGTTGTAGTTCATGAAGATTCGAAGGATGACGAAAAGTTTGCCATTCTGATGAAACATCTAAATTCTGAGAAAGTGGCCCAATTTATTCTTTCAACATATAACGGCGGAGTTACCCCTGCTTTTTAG
- the dgoD gene encoding galactonate dehydratase, with the protein MSRIASLDLFKVPPRWLFLKVVTDDGVVGWGEPVVEGRATTVAAAVREMEEYLIGRDATEIEDIWQVLYRGGFYRGGPVLMSAISGIEQALWDITGKIYGLPVYKMLGGAVRQKIRVYSWIGGDRPSDVAAEAKAKYDAGMTAIKMNATEELGWIDSYEKVDEVLARVQAIRDALGQKIDIALDFHGRVHKAMARILMKELEPYRLMFVEEPVLVENREAFVELRRHATMPIATGERNFGRWDFKTLLTDGAVDIIQPDLSHAGGIWEVRKIAAMAEAYDVALAPHCPLGPIALAACLQVDFCTPNAIIQEQSLNIHYNVGADLLDYLENPALFEYENGYIKLLKGPGLGVSINEEVVRQKTDENMNWKNPVWRLEDGTIAEW; encoded by the coding sequence ATGAGCCGCATAGCAAGTCTCGATCTTTTTAAAGTTCCACCGCGATGGCTTTTCTTAAAAGTTGTTACTGATGATGGAGTGGTGGGATGGGGAGAGCCAGTAGTTGAAGGAAGAGCCACTACAGTGGCAGCTGCTGTTCGGGAGATGGAAGAATATCTTATCGGCCGGGATGCTACAGAAATTGAGGATATCTGGCAGGTTCTCTACCGGGGTGGCTTTTATCGCGGCGGCCCCGTACTCATGAGCGCGATTTCCGGTATAGAACAGGCCCTATGGGACATTACCGGAAAAATCTACGGTTTGCCCGTTTATAAAATGCTTGGCGGCGCAGTACGTCAGAAGATCAGAGTTTACTCGTGGATCGGTGGGGACAGGCCTTCTGACGTGGCAGCCGAAGCCAAAGCGAAGTATGACGCTGGCATGACGGCAATAAAGATGAATGCCACCGAAGAGTTGGGCTGGATCGACTCTTATGAAAAGGTGGATGAAGTACTCGCCAGGGTTCAGGCTATTAGAGACGCATTAGGACAAAAAATAGACATAGCCCTTGACTTTCATGGACGGGTACATAAGGCTATGGCTAGAATTCTCATGAAAGAGCTTGAACCCTACCGGCTCATGTTCGTTGAGGAGCCGGTACTGGTAGAGAATCGCGAGGCCTTTGTGGAACTGCGCCGTCATGCGACTATGCCCATTGCCACAGGGGAACGGAACTTTGGGCGCTGGGATTTCAAAACTCTTCTCACCGATGGGGCGGTAGATATTATTCAGCCTGACCTCAGTCACGCCGGCGGAATCTGGGAAGTGCGCAAAATAGCCGCTATGGCAGAAGCCTACGATGTGGCTCTGGCCCCCCATTGCCCTCTGGGCCCCATAGCCCTGGCTGCGTGCCTGCAAGTTGATTTCTGTACGCCAAACGCTATCATTCAGGAACAAAGCCTGAACATCCATTACAATGTAGGTGCGGACCTGCTTGACTATCTCGAAAACCCGGCACTCTTTGAATATGAAAATGGTTATATAAAACTGCTTAAAGGCCCAGGCCTGGGGGTTTCCATTAATGAAGAAGTGGTTCGTCAGAAGACCGATGAAAATATGAATTGGAAAAACCCTGTATGGAGGCTAGAAGACGGCACCATCGCCGAATGGTAA
- a CDS encoding sugar kinase, protein MAKFITFGEIMMRLTPPGREKILQTPQFVATFGGAEANVAVALSNYGEDAAFVTAVPDNPIGDGVIHELRGFGVDTRFIRKSGERLGIYYTETGSCMRPSRVIYDRAHSAIAEVKPGDFDWDTILDGAKWFHVTGITPAIAEGTADVTLEALKKCKEKAITVSCDLNYRNKLWKWGKTPLEVMPELMNYVDLVIANEEDCQKCLGIEADVDVTSGSLDIDKYRALSQKMLAQFPRVRYLAVSLRESISADWNNWSAILAERGEVHVSKKYEIRHIVDRIGGGDSFGSGLIYGLNNFETPQEALEFAVAASALKHTIYGDFNRVTVKDALTLAGGDASGRVQR, encoded by the coding sequence ATGGCAAAGTTTATTACCTTTGGTGAAATTATGATGAGGCTTACTCCTCCAGGCCGCGAAAAAATTCTCCAGACACCGCAATTTGTGGCTACTTTTGGCGGTGCCGAAGCTAATGTGGCCGTTGCCTTATCTAATTATGGTGAAGATGCGGCTTTTGTAACAGCTGTTCCTGACAACCCTATTGGCGATGGTGTTATTCATGAATTGAGAGGTTTTGGTGTCGATACTCGCTTTATACGGAAGAGCGGAGAGCGCCTTGGCATATACTACACAGAAACCGGTTCATGCATGCGCCCTTCCAGGGTTATCTATGATCGGGCCCATTCAGCTATTGCCGAGGTAAAACCCGGAGATTTTGATTGGGATACCATACTCGATGGGGCCAAGTGGTTTCATGTTACTGGCATTACCCCCGCCATTGCCGAAGGGACTGCCGATGTAACCCTTGAAGCCCTCAAAAAATGTAAAGAAAAAGCCATTACTGTTTCATGCGACCTCAACTATCGCAATAAGTTGTGGAAATGGGGCAAAACTCCCCTTGAGGTTATGCCTGAGCTCATGAACTATGTGGATCTTGTTATCGCTAACGAGGAGGACTGCCAGAAATGTCTGGGCATCGAAGCCGATGTGGATGTGACCTCGGGATCCCTGGATATAGATAAATATAGGGCCCTGAGCCAGAAAATGCTCGCACAGTTCCCCAGAGTGAGATATCTGGCCGTAAGCCTGCGAGAAAGTATCAGCGCGGATTGGAACAACTGGTCAGCTATCCTTGCTGAACGAGGAGAAGTCCACGTCAGCAAAAAGTACGAAATCCGCCATATAGTAGACCGTATCGGCGGCGGCGATTCTTTTGGATCTGGTCTGATATATGGTCTCAATAACTTCGAAACGCCTCAGGAGGCTTTGGAGTTCGCGGTGGCGGCCTCAGCACTGAAACATACTATTTATGGAGATTTCAATAGGGTTACGGTGAAAGATGCTTTGACTCTGGCTGGCGGCGATGCCAGCGGGCGCGTACAGCGCTAA
- the eda gene encoding bifunctional 4-hydroxy-2-oxoglutarate aldolase/2-dehydro-3-deoxy-phosphogluconate aldolase → MIRIRKYEILSAIEEQGVVGIIRTESVEKGIAMADAMFDAGMKAVEVSMTFPGSLDIMRTSAERHRGQGCFVGAGTVVDEATARMCIANGAEFIVSQSLSDDVVYTCNRYGLPAMPGIGTVTELMHALELGVDVVKAFPGSVLGPKFIKAVHGPVPYANIMPIGGVSLENMEEWFKAGAFAVGLGSALTKPAGTDGSYEAVREAVEKVLHEITRIRAGLK, encoded by the coding sequence ATGATCCGTATTAGAAAATATGAAATTCTTTCAGCTATAGAAGAACAAGGTGTCGTGGGTATTATCCGTACAGAAAGTGTGGAAAAAGGAATTGCCATGGCAGACGCCATGTTTGACGCGGGGATGAAAGCCGTTGAAGTTTCCATGACCTTTCCCGGGTCTCTCGACATTATGCGCACTTCTGCCGAGCGCCATAGAGGACAGGGATGTTTTGTTGGGGCGGGAACCGTTGTGGATGAAGCTACAGCCAGAATGTGTATTGCCAATGGCGCAGAGTTTATTGTGTCCCAAAGTCTTAGCGATGACGTTGTTTACACTTGCAACCGTTATGGCTTGCCTGCAATGCCAGGTATAGGGACAGTTACAGAACTCATGCATGCGTTGGAACTTGGTGTTGACGTAGTGAAAGCCTTTCCTGGCAGCGTACTTGGCCCCAAATTCATCAAAGCCGTACATGGACCGGTTCCTTATGCCAATATAATGCCTATTGGCGGTGTTTCTCTCGAGAATATGGAGGAATGGTTCAAGGCCGGAGCCTTTGCTGTTGGTTTGGGAAGTGCTCTCACTAAGCCTGCGGGTACAGATGGCAGTTACGAGGCTGTTCGAGAGGCAGTAGAGAAAGTATTACATGAAATTACCCGAATTCGGGCTGGTTTGAAATAG